The Proteus sp. ZN5 genome includes the window CGCTATATGGATCATCGTTTGGTAAAATTTCTTATTGTTATTTTTATTTCCTGCGCACAGTACAACGGCTTTTCTAGTTGAGTCAAACGCAAAAAATATTCGGATAGGCTTCCCTATGTGTTGTATCCGGAGCTCTTTCATATTGGGATATTTTGAACCTTTAATGTTATCAGCATGGGGTCTTGGTAACCTAGGTCCATAAACCTCTAGATTCTGTAAGGCTGCTAAAATTCGTTCTTGTAGCTCGCTACTTTGTTCTGATAACCAAGAATCGAAATTATTTGTAAATAATACATTCCACACAGTTCACCTCATATAAGTTATAGCTTATTTTTAGGGTAATAAGCTACAGCTTATATTTCAATACTCGTCAGAGTAGCAAGGTAGTGTTTATTTTTCAAAGTATTCCTATTAATAAATAAAATCCCCATTGCATTCACAATGGGGATTGGTTTACGACATTACTGCTTTTTATTTTTTAGTTTTACTGCTCACTAACTTGCTGTAACTGTTTTTGACGCTCAGTTTGAGCGCTGATTTGATGGTTTCTAGCCAAGAAACTGTACATTGTTGGTAACACAAACAAGGTAAATAGCGTGCCGACTAACATACCAGACACAATAATCAATCCTAATCCATAGCGACTATTCGCACCTGCACCACTGGCAAATAACAGAGGAATAAGGCCGATAACCATTGCTGCTGTTGTCATTAAAACAGGGCGTAATCGAATTTTTGCAGCTTCAATAATGGCATCCCGACGGTTTAGATTTTTATGAACTTGTAATTCATTAGCGAATTCCACCATTAAAATACCGTGCTTACTAATAAGTCCGATTAGTGTGACTAAACCAATTTGAGTGTAAATATTTAGTGTCACCATCCCTAAAGCGAGAGGGACTAATGCACCGCAAATTGATAGTGGTACAGTAATTAAGATAATCAAAGGATCAACCAAGCTTTCATACTGTGCAGCTAACACTAAATAAATAATGATAAGTGCTGCAATAAAAGCAAAGACTAGCGTATTTCCTTCTTGAGTGAATTGGCGAGAATCAGATTGCCAATCATGACTAAAACCGGCTGGTAATGAATCTGCTACAGTTTCAAGAAACGCGACTGCTTGTCCCATAGTGACACCAGGCGCGGGGATCGCTTGAAATATGGCAGCATTTTGTTGATTAAACTGTGTCAGTTTATTAGGTTCAACTTGAGTCGTGATATTCACAACTGTAGATAATGGGATCAACACGTTATCTTGAGTGCGAATATAGTGCCCAGCAAGAGCTGCAGGCGTTAAACGTTGGTGACGTACACTCTGTGGAATAACATCATAAGAGCGACCATCCATACCAAAACGATTGATATAGTGTTCACCGACTAATAATGAAAGTGATTCACCAATATCCTGCATGCGAATACCTAAACTATTGGCCTTAGCTCTGTCTATGGCAACTTGAACGACAGGATTGT containing:
- a CDS encoding type II toxin-antitoxin system RelE/ParE family toxin, producing the protein MWNVLFTNNFDSWLSEQSSELQERILAALQNLEVYGPRLPRPHADNIKGSKYPNMKELRIQHIGKPIRIFFAFDSTRKAVVLCAGNKNNNKKFYQTMIHIADREFTSYLLSIREDNENTSTSYR